The bacterium genome has a segment encoding these proteins:
- a CDS encoding apolipoprotein N-acyltransferase has protein sequence KPRVFDIPGGKFGVLICFEAIFPRVVRGFRDAQFLVNITNDAWFGRTAASEQHLSMVAMRAVEYRVPIVRAANTGISGFVDARGKILERSPLFRFWGKSGFVAPRQEGPSLYARTGDIFAFACLLFSLLAALAAWHRGRGRVWYD, from the coding sequence CAAGCCCCGGGTGTTCGACATCCCCGGGGGGAAATTCGGGGTGCTGATCTGCTTCGAGGCCATCTTCCCCCGCGTGGTCCGGGGGTTCCGGGATGCCCAGTTCCTGGTCAACATCACGAACGACGCCTGGTTCGGGCGCACGGCGGCCTCCGAGCAGCACCTCTCCATGGTCGCCATGCGCGCGGTGGAGTACCGCGTTCCCATCGTCCGGGCGGCCAACACGGGGATCAGCGGTTTCGTGGATGCGAGGGGGAAGATTCTCGAGCGGAGCCCGCTTTTCCGGTTTTGGGGGAAATCCGGGTTTGTCGCGCCCCGGCAGGAGGGACCGAGCCTGTATGCGCGGACGGGCGATATCTTCGCCTTCGCCTGCCTTCTGTTCTCCCTGCTCGCGGCGCTGGCGGCTTGGCACCGTG